A genomic window from Plasmodium chabaudi chabaudi strain AS genome assembly, chromosome: 8 includes:
- a CDS encoding heptatricopeptide repeat-containing protein, putative, whose product MNVISYSKIYLVLIFTIINDFIYTKHIDKNLINNKIALSHYDGNKKPYEYKNLRNVFFLPNNGLVLNHKNTRKLKRNKVVHAEKIKNFSSLVGGCVKINRGQFKLCNGVILDVRKTDKDEYELLVVINRDQSNQYPKSILNKFGKSYWFNIKDVEIQKLKDLFFHNYNNFYEKKGGNNGNDEIFENNPNAETLKESKDEVEQLDWVAQNKNVENENVESESDEPTEMNDIKFLLNDELSENTSTPTDLSDLDDLISSHDKQNEEEETKFEHETSPETPNQYNNNINKITFETENVDMNKMVEEKDESKQMIKLDENCTDEMSNPKNIKNQQNLFCHKVVKEIEKNYFYEDLLNLYKNKRHLSNIVVCFYILKQLLKIYNFEMNNITSRNNFIKNVIHNNTFELILLDINKFLEKKQIYRVVDKTWLLWVLVKLNIHKENKYKEVFGSILNYIIGYINFNILNKLNTKSLCAILWSLAKCGYIGDGKVYEKIIYFLRKYIDILTCQDLSNIYYSLSLINYKDDYNFFELLENEINKNINKFTVQSLINILWSMTKQKRNNTTFALIKDKLLFYSNNLNLRNVSIFLWCLQKNNYCKIDINFQGKNFQNLNIKQAMQLLIFFNYNKEKYIEYLKYVLKFLFQNINDLTNHELSFFTYSLSKLQLLNKTFLKIKKNILQRNFKTFNIIDINMILLSLNNSNIFDKQLFKYLFDALKYILNTHIKTNISLKNNDTFIQRNDNKIFFENLNYIIKNLSEMKIFDKEIILKYAYLYSSNLCNNLSVDILSDYLFYTTSIVPLSNKNDNCTDIGNSPDMASCTSFSTPSKQLDNHYTKLLTTNEQIKLKMENFQKIYSYFLNHIITFLKQKLKQFESKSFLSHLDQNYQNKNETSAKSPNNVVDTFTFNYHTENNIDVQKLNELILDNIPASINNVPSLKDNISYAEYSAFVNKKNAQDSNDIIDEVDNKSDTPTCSDSEKEDSLTISSSSKDDPNVNEKKFTLHTSLNSIIHLFYVFSHLDLFDKTSIDFYFENLYDVVNEKKNEITAYQWLLIRDTIKVVNIKNKKEWNILLDNVNTYTNDEKDSKDQIETINIDI is encoded by the coding sequence ATGAACGTTATAAGctattcaaaaatatacttagttttgatttttaccataataaatgactttatttatacaaaacaTATCGATAAAAAtctaattaataataaaatagctCTTTCTCATTATGATGGTAATAAAAAACcgtatgaatataaaaacttaagaaatgttttttttctaccAAATAATGGATTAGTTCTAAATCACAAAAATACAAGGAAGCTTAAGAGAAATAAAGTTGTACATgcagaaaaaattaaaaacttTAGCTCATTAGTAGGTGGatgtgtaaaaataaatcgaggccaatttaaattatgtaaCGGTGTTATATTAGACGTAAGAAAAACAGATAAAGATGAATATGAGCTACTGGTTGTAATTAATAGAGATCAGTCTAATCAATATCCAAAAagcattttaaataaatttggaAAAAGCTACTGgtttaatattaaagatGTAGAAATTCAAAAACTCaaagatttattttttcataattataataatttttatgaaaagaAGGGAGGAAATAATGGCaatgatgaaatatttgaaaataaccCAAATGCGGAAACTTTAAAGGAAAGTAAAGATGAGGTTGAGCAGTTGGACTGGGTTGctcaaaacaaaaatgtggaaaatgaaaatgtagAAAGCGAAAGTGATGAACCAACCGAAATGAATGacattaaatttttgttaaaCGATGAGTTAAGTGAAAATACGAGCACCCCCACCGATTTAAGCGACTTAGACGATTTAATCTCGTCCCAtgataaacaaaatgaagaagaGGAAACAAAATTTGAACACGAAACATCACCAGAGACACCTAACCAATATAACaacaatattaataaaataacatttGAAACAGAAAATGTcgatatgaataaaatggTTGAAGAAAAAGATGAATCAAAACAGATGATAAAATTAGATGAAAATTGTACTGACGAAATGAGTAAtccaaaaaatatcaaaaatcAACAAAACTTATTTTGCCATAAAGTTGTAaaagaaatagaaaaaaattatttttatgaagatttattaaatttatataaaaataaaagacaTCTTTCAAACATTGTtgtatgtttttatattttaaagcaattacttaaaatttataattttgaaatgaataatataacatcaagaaataattttataaaaaatgttatccATAATAATACCTttgaattaatattattagatataaataaatttttagaaaaaaaacaaatatatagagTAGTTGATAAAACATGGTTATTATGGGTTTTAGTAAAActaaatattcataaggaaaataaatataaagaagtATTTGGTAgcattttaaattatattatagggtatataaattttaatattttaaacaaGTTGAATACAAAAAGTTTATGTGCTATTCTTTGGAGTCTAGCTAAGTGTGGATATATAGGGGATGGAAAGgtgtatgaaaaaattatttattttttacgaaaatatatagacatATTAACATGCCAAGACCTTtctaatatttattattcattatctcttataaattataaagatgattataatttttttgaacttttagaaaatgaaattaataaaaatatcaacaAATTTACTGTTCAAAgtcttataaatatattatggtCTATgacaaaacaaaaaagaaataacaCAACTTTTGCATTAATTaaagataaattattattttattcaaataatttaaatttaagaaATGTAAGTATATTCTTATGGTgtctacaaaaaaataattactgcaaaattgatataaattttcaggggaaaaattttcaaaatctaaatataaaacaagcTATGCagttattaattttttttaattataataaagaaaaatatattgaatatttaaaatatgttttaaagtttttatttcaaaatattaatgattTAACAAATCACGAATTATCCTTCTTTACATATtctttatcaaaattacAGTTACTAAATAAGacctttttaaaaataaaaaaaaatattttacaacgaaattttaaaactttCAATATAATAGATATTAATATGATACTCTTATCACtcaataatagtaatatatttgataaacaattattcaaatatttatttgatgctttaaaatatattcttaaCACACATATCAAGACAAATAtctctttaaaaaataatgacaCATTTATTCAAAGGAAtgataacaaaatattttttgaaaacttaaattatataattaaaaatttatctgaaatgaaaatttttgataaagaaattattttgaagTATGCATATTTGTATTCTTCTAATTTATGTAACAATCTTAGTGTAGACATTCTTTCTGACTACCTTTTTTACACAACCTCTATAGTCCCTTTgtctaataaaaatgacaaTTGCACCGACATTGGCAATAGCCCCGATATGGCTAGCTGCACTAGCTTTTCTACACCATCAAAACAGCTAGACAAccattatacaaaattattgaCCACCAATGAACAGATCAAATTAAAGATGGAAAACTTCCAAAAGatatattcttattttttaaatcatataataacatttttaaaacaaaaattaaaacagtTCGAATCTAAATCGTTTCTTTCCCATTTAGatcaaaattatcaaaataaaaatgaaacatcAGCTAAATCCCCAAATAATGTAGTCGACACATTTACCTTTAATTATCAtacagaaaataatatagatgTTCAAAAATTGAATGAATTAATATTAGATAACATTCCAGCTAGCATAAATAATGTCCCCTCTTTAAAGGATAACATTTCATATGCAGAATATTCAGcatttgtaaataaaaagaatgcACAAGATAGTAATGACATCATTGATGAGGTTGACAACAAATCTGACACCCCAACTTGTTCTGACTCTGAAAAAGAGGATTCTCTTACCATTTCAAGCAGTTCCAAAGACGATCCAAAtgttaatgaaaaaaaatttacattaCACACTTCTCTCAATTCgataatacatttattttatgtatttagTCATTTAGATTTGTTTGATAAGACAAGTAtcgatttttattttgaaaactTATATGATGTAGTTAacgaaaagaaaaatgaaataactGCTTATCAATGGCTACTTATTCGAGATACAATAAAAGTAgttaacataaaaaataaaaaagaatggaatattcttttagataatgtaaatacatatacaaatgatgaaaaagatTCAAAGGATCAAATTGAGACAATTAATATtgatatttaa
- a CDS encoding merozoite surface protein 1 — MKAIGLLFSFVFFAIYCKSETIGVYNDLVHKLEKLEELSVEGLELFQKSQVIVNAQSPETPVDPFTDSNFAPKLQEFITDFEELGFTEQKELVNLIKTLGPNKYGLKYLIESKEEFNELMHAINFYYDVLRDKLNDMCANNYCEIPEHLKINVEEIEMLKKVVLGYRKPIENIQDDLVKLEEYIARNKATATTLNNLITEETAKITPEEEAECNDTTCNTDKYNKKKAIYQAMYNVIFYKKQLAEIKKVIEVLEKRVATLKKNEAIKPLLQQIEAIRGPATVTEGQITTEGNTEETKQNDAAQTATKTTTTGQSGAGANTNETANAGQTATVTAGTETNTVTETVQVPPVPVLTEEEKAKKIAELYAQIKEIAKTIKFNLDGIFVDPVELEYYKKEKKNESCHSTSSCHKNKTPETVIPLNVRYPNGISYPLTEEVVYSKIAHNAAETTYGDLTNVDNTPITEDLTTNEQARKNLIKAIKKKIEAEEQKLVTLKADYDTKLAEFNGQKTPFKEAAKNFYESKFRNKLTTEIFEAFKTKRTEYMNKKAALVGCEYGNTQQLINKLNKQLNYLQDYGLRKEIVNTEIEYFSNKKSELQYNINRLANAVQAKQNILVASKHIPLSTLVELQIQKSLLTKLIEQLNKTEFSLNKAHLKDKIYVPQTYGKEGKPEPYYLIAIKKEIDRLAKFIPKIDDMIEKEKQKMEQEPVATGESEQVTTSSGTVTSTQTSAQTAPTPPAAPAPAKEGAETTEKAKEDTTETKEPTATEETSETPAAAPETTPVTEEAQPAAPAEVPAPTTPAAPAAPAAPAKPVMTKLYYLEKLKKFLAFSYACHKYVLLQNSTINKDALSKYALTPEEDKIRTLKRCSELDVLLAIQNNMPTMYSLYENVVDGLQNIYTELYEKEMMYHIYNLKDKNPAVKALLVKAGVIEPEPEPVPPTPAVPAPETAPVQEAAQETTQETTPGTTTPETATPGTTTPETTTPEAPAEPNASETVTQEGTTPAEAPAAQKAQEGASAPSAETVPAAPAPAPAQPVTSQPASTQVSGQSTNGEGNTKVSAESEDEMFVDDFEVDNFYKSYLQQVDGNNTQFIDFIKSKKELINALTPEKVNQLYLDIAHLKELSEHYYNRYYKYKLKLERLYQKHEQIEAANQKVKEISVLKSRLLKRKKYINGTFYVLSGFANFFNKRREAEKQYVDNAIKNTDMLLKYYKARSKYFTSEAVPLKTLTKTSIDREANYLKIEKFRAYSRLELRLKKNINLGKERITYVSGGLHHVFEEFKELLKNKGYTGKTNPENAPEVIKAFEQYKELLPKGATTPAPVVTPAVAPASATTTPADEPAAAAAAAAAPASGSATTTGGENGTPVVANSDNDDDDDDDDMDQIANAQSTDGEVKDILDEFKSENEYIYTKSLGNTYKSFKKHMLKEFSMIKEDIITGLNYKLEKRNDFLDVLSYELALFKDINTNKFVVKNPYQLLDNDKKDKQMINLKYAIKGVTEDIETATDGIEFFNKMVELYKPQLNAVNEQIAAIEKETTDKEEKKKYVPIFEDLKGLYETILNGAEEFSELLQHKLENYKIEKAGFDILMANLETYIRIDEKLEDFVESAEKNKHIASIALNNLNKSGLVTEGESKKILAKMLNMDAMDLLGIGSNHVCIGTNIPENAGCFRYDDGKEEWRCLLGFKKNDDGTRCEKDTEATCSINKGGCDPSAECREVENADRENSKKIVCTCVEPTPNAYYDGVFCSSSGFMGLSILLIITLIVFNLF, encoded by the coding sequence ATGAAGGCGATCGGacttttgttttctttcgttttttttgctaTATATTGCAAATCTGAAACAATAGGAGTTTACAATGATCTCGTTCATAAGTTAGAAAAGTTAGAAGAATTATCAGTAGAAGGATTAGAACTATTTCAAAAAAGTCAAGTAATTGTAAATGCACAATCACCAGAAACACCTGTTGATCCATTTACAGACAGTAACTTTGCACCAAAGTTACAAGAATTTATTACAGATTTTGAAGAATTAGGATTTACAGAACAAAAAGAGTTAGtcaatttaataaaaacttTAGGcccaaataaatatggactaaaatatttaattgaaAGTAAAGAAGAATTTAACGAATTAATGCACgcaataaatttttactaTGATGTGCTTAGAGATAAATTGAATGATATGTGTGCAAATAACTATTGTGAAATTCCTGAACATCTTAAAATTAATGTTGAAGAAATCGAAATGCTTAAGAAAGTTGTCTTAGGCTATAGAAAAccaattgaaaatattcaagATGATCTTGTAAAATTAGAAGAATATATTGCAAGAAATAAAGCAACTGCTACAACCTTAAACAATCTTATTACTGAAGAAACAGCCAAAATAACACCTGAAGAAGAAGCAGAATGTAACGATACTACTTGCAATAccgataaatataataaaaaaaaagcaataTATCAAGCTATGTAcaatgttatattttacaaaaagcAATTAgctgaaataaaaaaagtcaTCGAAGTCTTAGAAAAGAGAGTTGCTACATTAAAGAAGAACGAAGCCATAAAACCATTGTTACAACAAATCGAAGCTATCAGAGGTCCAGCTACCGTCACTGAAGGACAAATAACTACAGAAGGAAATACTGAAgaaacaaaacaaaatgatgcAGCACAAACTGCCACAAAAACGACTACTACAGGACAATCTGGCGCAGGAGCAAATACTAATGAAACAGCTAATGCAGGACAAACCGCTACTGTAACAGCTGGTACTGAAACAAATACTGTCACTGAAACAGTTCAAGTGCCACCCGTTCCAGTTCTTAcagaagaagaaaaagcaaaaaaaatagctgaACTTTATGCTCAAATTAAAGAAATTGCAAAAACTATAAAATTCAATTTAGACGGAATATTTGTCGATCCAGTTGAATTAgaatattacaaaaaagaaaaaaaaaatgaaagctGCCATTCAACTTCATCTTGccacaaaaataaaacaccTGAAACTGTAATACCATTAAATGTACGTTATCCAAATGGTATTAGCTACCCATTAACTGAAGAAGTTGTTTACAGCAAAATTGCTCATAATGCCGCTGAAACAACTTATGGTGATTTAACAAATGTCGATAATACACCCATAACAGAAGATTTAACCACAAATGAACAGGcaagaaaaaatttaattaaagctattaaaaagaaaatcgAAGCAGAAGAACAAAAATTAGTAACATTAAAAGCTGATTATGATACTAAACTTGCAGAATTTAATGGACAAAAAACTCCATTCAAAGAAGCAgctaaaaatttttatgaatccAAATTTAGAAATAAATTGACTACTGAAATTTTTGAAGCCttcaaaacaaaaagaacTGAATATATGAACAAGAAAGCTGCATTAGTAGGTTGTGAATATGGAAATACTCAACAActcattaataaattaaataaacaacttaattatttacaagATTATGGATTAAGAAAAGAAATAGTTAACACTGaaattgaatatttttcaaacaaaaaatcagaattacaatataatattaatagatTAGCAAATGCTGTTCAagcaaaacaaaatatattagttGCATCAAAACATATTCCACTTTCAACACTTGTTGAATTACAAATCCAAAAATCTTTATTAACAAAACTAATTGAACAATTAAACAAAACTGAGttttctttaaataaagCTCACTTAAAAGACAAGATATACGTTCCACAAACATATGGTAAAGAAGGAAAACCAGAACCATACTACTTAAtagctataaaaaaagaaattgaCAGACTTGCCAAATTTATCCCTAAAATTGATGATATGATTGAGAAagagaaacaaaaaatggaacAAGAACCTGTAGCTACCGGAGAATCTGAACAAGTTACTACTAGCTCTGGTACAGTAACATCAACCCAAACATCAGCACAAACAGCACCAACCCCTCCAGCTGCACCCGCACCAGCAAAAGAAGGAGCAGAAACAACAGAAAAGGCAAAAGAAGATACAACCGAAACAAAAGAACCTACAGCAACAGAAGAAACATCTGAAACACCAGCAGCAGCACCAGAAACAACACCTGTAACAGAAGAAGCACAACCTGCAGCACCAGCAGAGGTACCAGCACCAACCACACCTGCAGCTCCAGCCGCACCAGCAGCACCCGCAAAACCAGTTAtgacaaaattatattaccttgaaaaattaaagaaattTTTAGCATTCTCATATGCATgccataaatatgttttattacaAAACTCTACCATAAACAAAGATGCTTTAAGCAAATATGCTCTTACACCAGAAGAAGATAAAATAAGAACATTAAAGAGATGCAGTGAATTAGATGTATTATTAGctattcaaaataatatgcctACTATGTATTCACTTTATGAAAATGTAGTTGATGGTTTACAAAACATTTACACtgaattatatgaaaaagaaatgatgtatcatatatataacttaaaagataaaaaccCAGCTGTTAAAGCTTTATTAGTAAAAGCTGGCGTCATTGAACCAGAACCAGAACCAGTACCCCCAACACCAGCAGTACCAGCACCAGAAACTGCACCAGTACAAGAAGCAGCACAAGAAACAACACAAGAAACAACACCTGGAACCACAACACCTGAAACCGCAACACCTGGAACCACAACACCTGAAACCACAACACCAGAAGCACCTGCAGAACCAAACGCATCTGAAACAGTAACACAAGAAGGAACAACACCAGCAGAAGCACCTGCAGCACAAAAAGCACAAGAAGGAGCATCAGCACCATCAGCAGAAACTGTCCCAGCAGCACCAGCACCAGCACCAGCACAACCAGTAACATCACAACCAGCATCAACACAAGTATCAGGACAATCAACAAACGGTGAAGGAAATACTAAAGTAAGCGCAGAAAGTGAAGACGAAATGTTTGTCGATGATTTTGAAGTAGacaatttttacaaatctTACTTACAACAAGTTGATGGAAATAATACTCAATTCATAGATTTCATAAAATctaaaaaagaattaatCAATGCATTGACCCCTGAAAAAGTTAACCAATTATATCTTGATATTGCACACTTAAAGGAATTATCAGAACATTACTATAATcgttattataaatataaattaaaattagaaaGATTATATCAAAAACATGAACAAATTGAAGCAGCTAACCAAAAAGTTAAAGAAATTAGCGTATTAAAATCCCgattattaaaaagaaaaaaatatattaatggtacattttatgtattatcTGGTTTTGCAAATTTCTTTAACAAGAGAAGAGAAGCTGAAAAGCAATATGTAGATAAcgcaataaaaaatactgaTATGTTATTGAAATACTACAAAGCTCGtagtaaatattttacttcTGAAGCTGTTCctttaaaaacattaacTAAAACATCAATTGACAGAGAAGCCAACTACTTGAAAATCGAAAAATTCAGAGCATACAGCCGATTAGAATTAagattaaagaaaaatattaatttaggAAAAGAAAGAATTACATATGTATCTGGTGGTTTACACCATGTATTTGAAGAATTTAAAgaacttttaaaaaataaaggttATACCGGAAAAACTAACCCTGAAAATGCTCCTGAAGTTATCAAGGCATTCGaacaatataaagaattacTTCCAAAGGGAGCAACAACTCCAGCTCCAGTAGTTACACCAGCAGTTGCTCCAGCCTCCGCTACAACAACCCCAGCAGATGAACCCGCAGCAGCAGCAGCAGCAGCAGCCGCACCAGCATCAGGATCAGCAACAACAACAGGAGGAGAAAACGGTACACCAGTAGTTGCAAACAGTgataatgatgatgatgatgatgacGATGATATGGATCAAATTGCAAATGCTCAATCCACAGACGGAGAAGTAAAAGATATTCTTGACGAATTTAAAAgtgaaaatgaatatatatacacaaagAGCTTAGGTAACACatataaatcatttaaaaaacacaTGTTAAAAGAATTTTCAATGATTAAAGAAGACATAATAACTGGATTAAACtataaattagaaaaaagaaatgattTCCTTGATGTATTAAGCTATGAATTAGCTTTATTcaaagatataaataccAACAAATTTGTTGTTAAAAACCCATACCAATTATTAGATAATGATAAGAAAGACAAACAAATGATAAACTTAAAATATGCCATTAAAGGTGTAACTGAAGATATCGAAACAGCTACTGATGGAATTGAATTCTTTAACAAAATGGTTGAATTATACAAACCTCAATTAAACGCAGTTAATGAACAAATTGCTGCCatagaaaaagaaacaacCGATAAAGAggagaaaaagaaatacgTTCCAATCTTTGAAGATCTTAAAGGATTATATGAAACCATATTGAACGGAGCAGAAGAATTTTCAGAATTATTACAACACAAACTTGAAAactataaaattgaaaaagcTGGATTTGATATTTTAATGGCAAATTTAGAAACATACATAAGAATTGACGAAAAACTTGAAGATTTCGTAGAAAGtgcagaaaaaaataaacacatTGCCTCAATAGCTTTAAATAACTTAAACAAATCTGGTTTAGTAACTGAAGGTGAatcaaagaaaatattagcAAAAATGCTTAACATGGATGCCATGGATTTATTAGGTATAGGTTCTAATCATGTATGTATTGGTACAAATATTCCTGAAAATGCTGGATGTTTTAGATATGATGATGGTAAAGAAGAATGGAGATGTTTATTAggtttcaaaaaaaatgatgatggTACTAGATGTGAAAAAGATACTGAGGCTACTTGTAGTATCAACAAAGGTGGATGTGATCCAAGTGCTGAATGTAGAGAAGTAGAAAATGCAGATAGGGAAAAttccaaaaaaattgtatgtaCTTGTGTAGAACCAACCCCAAATGCATATTATGATGGTGTATTCTGTAGTTCTTCCGGATTTATGGGattatcaattttattgATCATCACATTAAttgtatttaatttattttaa
- a CDS encoding leucine-rich repeat protein translates to MIYESENKKNEQNENVEDNKNLCTSPENGLTYDKDENIKDKEKYLNDDMFDEIIPQNDYIKIRTNVINEKMLLDGIKNKKDYTHRNNIIDLFNYTKILFLENKNIIIIQNINLFKNLEELHLDNNLIEELENLEELENLKMLSCSNNNIKEIKNLDKLINLSELNLHNNQIKKIENLNNNKKLKILVLSKNYIENIEDIMNLKYLKNLKILNLTDNPISNIKNIEEHIFTNFKNIKYFNNKTLSNQDKINKPSSGFDQICIFDSNNISSDTEQYNKSISEAYLCGIVSLPTTLFDEKEEPSVFRKIKHYLQIKEYFLKDIQTINLKIINKILHLNEERKKSSNAFENNIENFISENINRHAQKYTELRKRSKKVISTILSYLNIPKGINNIELMKCPDFYKNKIQLNENTTLSDGVIKKLQNISKTFQCNIMNDVILDMPTSNNKREYEQNYEQNNNEKKGNYILIDLEKYNIIKSYLEKNIEENYLLKDKLISEELMNVVSLNNFIENFKLDISKIIKDINDSISDHFKSLEELDDTFNSKIINFFSEVKNNEHPSIVLSDDEINEYYSYKGKRSNILNNLEDYISSNYNKLGNFLIEEKKKYIFLKSRERILEIGEIIDKFNNLFYSYLCVLHAE, encoded by the exons atgatttatgAAAGtgagaataaaaaaaatgaacagaatgaaaatgtagaagacaataaaaatttatgtacTAGTCCAGAAAATGGTCTGACTTATgataaagatgaaaatataaaggataaggaaaaatatttaaatgatgataTGTTTGATGAAATCATACCTcaaaatgattatataaaaattcgaacaaatgtaataaatgaaaaaatgttattagacggaattaaaaataaaaaggattACACCCATaggaataatattattgacttatttaattatacaaaaatattgttcttggaaaataaaaatattataataatacaaaatattaacctttttaaaa ATCTTGAAGAGTTACACCTGGATAATAACTTAATAGAAGAACTGGAAAATTTGGAAGAGttagaaaatttaaaaatgttaagttgctcaaataataatatcaaagaaataaaaaatttagacaaattaataaacttatcagaattaaatttacataataatcaaattaaaaaaatcgaaaatttgaataataataaaaaattaaaaatattagtattaagtaaaaattatatagaaaatatagaagatataatgaatttaaaatatttaaaaaatttgaaaattctAAATTTAACTGACAATCCTATaagtaatataaaaaatatagaagaacatatttttacaaattttaaaaatattaaatattttaacaatAAAACATTATCTAATCaggataaaataaataaaccaTCCTCTGGTTTTGATCAAATCTGTATATTtgattcaaataatataagtaGCGATACGGAACAATATAACAAAAGTATTTCAGAAGCTTATTTGTGTGGAATCGTTTCTCTACCTACTACAttatttgatgaaaaagaagaGCCTTCCgtttttagaaaaataaaacactACTTACAAATTAAGGAatactttttaaaagaCATTCAAACTATCAATcttaaaattat aaataaaatactgCACTTAAATGAAGAACGAAAGAAATCGTCTAATgcttttgaaaataatatcgaaaattttatatccGAGAATATTAATAGACATGCTCAAAAATATACAGAATTAAGAAAGAGGTCGAAAAAAGTCATATCCACTATCCTAAGTTATCTTAACATCCCCAAAG gtattaataatatcgAACTAATGAAGTGCCCAGacttttataaaaacaaaatacaactaaatgaaaatacaaCATTAAGTGATggagtaataaaaaaacttcAAAACATTTCAAAAACATTTCAGtgtaatattatgaatGATGTTATATTGGATATGCCTACTAGCAATAACAAAAGAGAGTACGAACAAAATTacgaacaaaataataatgaaaaaaaaggaaactATATCTTAATAGAtcttgaaaaatataatattatcaaaagctatttagaaaaaaatatcgaagaaaattatttattaaaagacAAATTAATTAGTGAAGAATTAATGAATGTTGTTTCtcttaataattttattgaaaattttaaattagacatttcaaaaattataaaagatataaatgataGCATTTCTGATCATTTTAAAAGCTTAGAAGAATTAGATGATACCtttaattcaaaaattattaatttcttttcagaagttaaaaataatgaacacCCTTCTATTGTTTTAAG CGAcgatgaaataaatgaatattattcTTACAAGGGGAAACGGTCAAACATTTTGAATAACCTTGAGGATTACATTTCAAGTAACTACAATAAATTGGGTAATTTTTTGATagaggaaaaaaaaaaatatattttcttaaagTCCAGAGAAAGAATATTAGAAATAGGTGAAATTATTGACAAGTTTAATAACttgttttattcatatttatgcGTATTACACGCTGAATAA